CCGCCACCTACAGGCGGGCTTTCGTTTATCAGGATCGCCGACATGGGGCAGCTCTTAGGGCAGCTATCCGTCTACGCGATCGGCCTAAGCGGCCTTTTTCTGCTGATCGGCTACGTTATGATCCGCTTGAAAAAGCGCACCTGGCATATGCGCTTTATGCTTGTGGCCACGGCCTTTGCTGCATTGTTTTTGGTTTTCTACCTGCTCAAATGGGGCCTTTACGGAACCACGCGATACGCAGGTCCGGAGGCCTGGCGTCTGCCTTACTACGTTTTGCTCTTTCTGCACACCGTGCTGGCTGCGGCCAACGGCCCGATGGTTATCGTGCTCCTCGTGCACGCCTTTCGGGGCCGTTTTGAGCGGCACCGGCGCTTGGCCCGTTGGACTTTTCCGATATGGTTGT
The Bacteroidota bacterium DNA segment above includes these coding regions:
- a CDS encoding DUF420 domain-containing protein, which translates into the protein MGQLLGQLSVYAIGLSGLFLLIGYVMIRLKKRTWHMRFMLVATAFAALFLVFYLLKWGLYGTTRYAGPEAWRLPYYVLLFLHTVLAAANGPMVIVLLVHAFRGRFERHRRLARWTFPIWLFVAVSGWVIYWVLQAYGEPAGAIRF